In the genome of Sardina pilchardus chromosome 14, fSarPil1.1, whole genome shotgun sequence, one region contains:
- the gpat3 gene encoding glycerol-3-phosphate acyltransferase 3 produces MEDAWDIACLLIQLWLSVVFGLIMLPAMCGASLGVTEIYIKVLVKTLEWATLRIQRGQRDQPPLQAQLSNGIIQKEDGSMEKEIGELRRSWPKNLAGGDFTLCDAFYFCRKGIESIVEDEVTQRFTSEEMASWNLLTRTNNNFRYISARVTIIWGLGVFIRYCILAPLRITLALIGLSWLVIGTTLVGLLPSSRGKDWLSDLVHLTCYRICARGLSATIRYHNKENRPKKGGLCVANHTSPIDIVMLANDGCYAMVGQVHGGLMGVIQRSMLRSCPHIWFERSEMKDRNAVANRLRAHVADKTKLPILLFPEGTCINNTSVMMFKKGSFEIGATIHPVAIKYDPQFGDAFWNSAKYNMVSYLLRMMTSWAIVVNVWYLPPMTREEGEDAVHFANRVKSAIAEQGGLVDLSWDGGLKRGKVKEAYKEEQQKMYSSMIVG; encoded by the exons ATGGAGGATGCTTGGGACATTGCCTGCCTGCTCATCCAGCTGTGGCTCTCCGTAGTATTTGGCCTGATCATGTTACCAGCCATGTGTGGAGCCTCGCTGGGTGTCACAGAGATCTACATTAAGGTCTTGGTGAAGACTCTGGAG TGGGCCACGCTAAGGATCCAGAGGGGACAGAGGGATCAGCCTCCACTCCAAGCCCAACTCTCCAATG GCATCATCCAGAAGGAGGATGGCTCTATGGAGAAGGAGATCGGGGAGCTGCGTCGCTCTTGGCCCAAGAATCTGGCCGGCGGCGATTTCACTCTGTGCGACGCCTTCTACTTCTGCAGGAAGGGCATCGAGAGCATCGTGGAGGACGAGGTGACGCAGCGCTTCACCTCCGAGGAGATGGCCTCCTGGAACCTCCTGACCCGCACCAACAACAACTTCCGCTACATCAGCGCTCGCGTCACCATCATCTGGGGTCTCGGGGTGTTCATACGCTACTGCATCCTGGCACCACTCAG AATAACCTTGGCTCTTATCGGACTAAGCTGGTTGGTGATTGGGACTACTCTGGTGGGACTGTTACCGAGTAGCAG GGGGAAGGACTGGCTCAGTGATCTTGTCCATCTGACATGCTACAGAATCTGTGCTCGAGGCCTCTCTGCTACCATTCGCTATCACAACAA AGAAAACCGTCCCAAGAAAGGAGGCCTCTGTGTCGCCAACCACACCTCCCCGATTGACATTGTTATGTTGGCAAATGATGGATGCTATGCCATG GTGGGGCAAGTTCATGGCGGTCTGATGGGGGTCATCCAAAGGTCAATGCTCAGGTCCTGCCCTCACATTTGGTTTGAGAGATCGGAGATGAAAGATCGAAATGCTGTGGCCAACAG GCTTAGAGCCCACGTTGCAGACAAAACCAAGCTGCCTATACTGCTTTTCCCTGAGG GAACCTGCATCAATAACACATCAGTCATGATGTTCAAGAAGGGAAGCTTTGAAATTGGAGCGACCATACACCCAGTGGCCATAAAG TATGACCCACAGTTTGGAGATGCCTTCTGGAACAGTGCCAAGTACAATATGGTGAGCTACCTCCTCCGCATGATGACCAGCTGGGCCATAGTGGTCAATGTGTGGTACCTTCCCCCGATGACCAGAGAG GAAGGAGAGGATGCAGTTCACTTTGCCAACAGAGTTAAATCGGCAATCGCAGAACAGGGAGGCCTTGTTGACCTCTCATG GGACGGAGGCCtgaagagagggaaggttaAAGAAGCTTACAAAGAGGAACAGCAGAAGATGTACAGCAGCATGATAGTGGGCTAG